GCCTGTGACTGGCTGGGCTGGACACGATAGGAGGGACGAAATGAGACCCAACAAGCTGCGCCAGCTCCTGAAGGCCGACAAGCCCACGCTGTCCACCCACATCCACACCACCTGGCCGTCCGTGGTGGAAGCTATCGGGCACACGGGACTCTACGACTACGTCGAGTTCGTGGGCGAGTACGGCCCCTTCGACCTCCACGACCTCGACAACCTCGCCCGGGCCAGCGACATCTACAACATCTCGATGCAGCTCAAGGTCGACCAGGAGCCGCGGGGCTTCCTCGCCCAGCGCGCGATCGGCTCCGGCTTCCACAGCATCCTGTTCGCCGACTGTCGCTCCGCCGCCGACGTGCAGGAGTGCGTGCGCATCGTGCGCGCGGAAACGCCGGAGGACAAGGGCACCTACGGGGTGGCCACCCGCCGGTTCACCTACATGGGTTACGGCGGGACCAAGGAATACGTCCAGGCCCTGCGCGACATCGTGGTGGCCATCATGATCGAGAAGCCGGGTACGGTCGACACGCTCGAGGAGGTCCTGAAGGTCCAAGGCATCGACATGGTGCAGTGGGGCGGCTCCGACTACTCGATGGGCATGGGACGGCCGGGCGAGCGCTACTCCCCGGAGCTACGCGTGGTCGAGCGCCGCGTGTTCGAGACCGCTATCAAGATGGGCGTGCCGCCCCGCGCCGAGATCGCCACCGCCGATCAGGCCAAGTACTTCCTCGACATGGGCGTCCGGCACTTCTCGGTCGGCACCGACATCACGATCCTGCACCAGTGGTGGAAGTCCCAGGGCGAGGACCTGCGCAAGGCCCTCGGCCACTGATCGGCGGCAGATCCGCCGAGCCGGCGAGGTCAGAGCGCGGCAGAACGGTCCTTCCGGGTGCGAGATCGCGACGCCGTTCCGTGTCGCGGTCGGGTTACCGCGCGCCGGCGACCGCTGCCGTTCGCGGAGCGCCGGCCAATTAGCGAACCTTGTAGGCGATCAGCTCCCGCTCCCGGACGCCATAGGCGAAGACGCTCCTCTCGCGGACCATCTGCTTCACGGGCAGCGAGTACCAGATCTCGAGCGATAGGGCACCGGTCGCGGCATGTCGGCAGACGACCTTGACAGCGTCGAAGGTGCCGGCGGGTACGGTGATCGTATCGTCGGAGGACTCGCAGACGCGGACGTGGTGCTCGACCTGGCTCTCGGCCGGCTGCTCGGCGGCGAAGCGCACTTCCCACCTGGCGCCGGCGCGGAACGGCCAGGGCGCCCACGGCGTCGGCGGTGTGTGCCGGTACTCGACCGTCCCGTTCACCTTGTCCATGTAGTACGCGAGGTCCTTCTTACGATAGTAGATGTCGCGCGTGGGACCGGACCGAAGGACGTAGAAGGCCTCCCCGTCGAGCGTGTCCTCGTGATCGAAGGACCAGATGAAGGTCCCCTGGCCCAGGGGACTTTGCCACCGGTAGGCCCATTCGTCACCGCGCTTCCATTCCGGCGCAAACCGTGGAGGAGTCCCAGCCGTCGGTGCCGGGCCCGAGGCCAAGCGAGGGGCTCGGCCTGCGCCGAGACCGCGCTCCGCCTGCTCGGCCTCGGCTTGTCGCAGGCACGCGCGCCACGGCTCGAGGTCGCGGTCCGAGACGCCAGCCGCGAATTTGACCCAGATCTCCCCATCCCGGTCGATGGTGTTGAAGATGAGCCCGGGGTAGTCGCGGCACTTCTTCCACCTCTCCCACGCCAGTTCCTGCGCGAGGTTGTTCGCGCAGGCGGCCAGGCCCCAGGCGAGGGAGACGGCGGCGACGACCATCCATATCGAGCGACGTTCACGAGCGCTTCGCATCGTGTCTCCTTCCCGCGCCACGAACCCTCCGGAGTCTTACCCGTCGAAGCTTGGTCCCAGGAACGCCGTGCGCCGTTGAATTCGACCCCAATCCATCGATCCCGGCAAGCCGAAGCAGAACACCTCGTCCCGAACAGCAACAGCCCGCACCACGAATTGATGGCCGGAACCCGCGCATCTGGCTCAATGAGCACCGCCAGCCGGCACAGCGGCAATGCCATCACCTGGAGGCTGGCGGGTAACTCTAATCGCGGCATGGTCCTTGCTGATCAGCCGGGCTAAAGGGAGGACGACTATGGACGAGCGATCCAAGCGGAGTCAGACGGGCACCGTATCCGCCGGCGCACATCGAGCGGGATTCACCCAGGACCATCGCGTCAGCGACATCGTCCGGGAAGTCATGAGCCCCTGCCCGCGGGCGTTGAAGCCCGACGCGACGGTACTGGAGGCGGCGGAGGTGATGCGGCGCGATGACATCGGCGACGTGCTGGTGATGGCGGACGCCGGCCGCGTATTGGTGGGGATCCTGACAGACCGCGACATCGTGGTGCGCGCGCTGGCCGAAGGCCGGGATCCGGCCCAGACGCGAGTCGAGGACGTGTGCAGCCGCCAGGTCGTCACGGTCGGACCTGAGGACAGCGTGGGTCACGCGGTGCGCGTCATGCGCGAGAAGGCGATCCGCCGCATCCCGGTGGCCGACGGCAGCCAGGTGGTGGGCATACTCACACTCGGCGACATCGCAGTAGAGCGCGATTCACGCACTGCCCTGGCCGACGTCTCTGCGGCGCCCCCCAATACATGAGGGGTCGGCGGATCTACGCGACGGGGTAGTTCGACCCGGTAGAGTGTGCCCGCACCCGGAGGCCCGTGCGACGGCTAACTTGGTTGCCGGTGACGACCGCCTTGCCCGCGCCGAGGCCGCGAGGATCATCGATTCTTGACGAAAAAGAATGGGCCGTGACAGGGCTCGGAGATGCCCTTTATCGCGACGTCGGTCCCCTCCCGCGTGGTCGCCATGCCTTCGACGACGTCACAGGCTTTCTTGGGGCCCACGATGTAGAGCGTCATCGGCAGTTCTCCGACCGGGACGCCGAAGGGGCCGCGCTGCCGTTCCCTGTAGGTGAATGCCCACGCTTCCAGATCCGTAGCCTTCTCGACGAGCGCCACCGACTCGCAGGAGTCGAAGCCATTGATGCACGCCGGAGCGATGACACGGAGGGAACCCTTGGTATTGAGGGCGCCCGGGGTACCTTTCGAGCGGACGGCGTTGAGCGCGATGCCTGCTTCGCAGCCAACCGCCAACATCACCACGAGCAGGCCCGTAACCGCCGCCCTCACCTGCCCGCACCTGGGGTACTTTGGCATCCGGCGCTCCTCCTTGCTGAGGGCAACAGGCAAAGCGCATGCCGACAGGATTCGGTCGAATTTCCAAAGTAATTGCCGCGACATCCGGAAAGGAAATACCGGGGTGTTCTTACGTCCCGTACGCTACGTCAGGTCGATCCAGTAGCGGCGTTTTGGCTTGTCGAGATCCGGGCCGTGGACGACGTTCTCGAGAATGCCGCCGTTCTTCTCGATCGTTCTGATCGATCCGATGTTGTCGTCGTCGCACGTCACGAGAATGCGCCGAGCACCGCACTTCTCGCGAGCGATGTGCAGCGACTGGCGGAGAATCTCGGTGGCATAGCCACGTCTTCGAAACTCGGGGACCACGACGTAGCCGATGTGCCCGCCGAGACGATGGAGAAAGTCATTGAGTGAGTGCCGGATCGAGACGCGCCCCACTATTCGGCTGCCGACCAACGCAAACAGAAACGTCGCCGGAACATGGTCCGGCGACGGGAGGTTCACGCCCCGCTCCTGCTCGGCGAGGAGCTCGAGATAGCGACGAAAGGGCATGCCCTCCTCGTAGTAATGGAGGAAGGACGGAACGTCGGGGGAAGTGGCCCGATGAGCCCGGAGGACTTCTTCCTCCTCCTCTTGCGTCGGCAGTCTCAGCGTCAGATCTGGTCGCATCCCGGTCTCACATGCCGCCAGCTCGGTTCGGAGTCGCGGACGCGGTGGCTCGTCTATGCTCCCTGTGCGTTCCAGATGTCACGATGCAACCGCCACTGCCCATCAACCTTCTTCCACACCACGACGAACTTCACAACTGCTGTCTGTCTTTTCCCCGGCTCGGCCTCGAAGCTCAGTGTCGCCTCGCCGACCTCGGAGGCTGCGTCGCCTGCAATCTCGAGGTCGATCGTATCGAGCCTCATCTCCCTGAGCCCCATCTGGCTGATCGTAGAGGCCCACATGTGCTTGATGTTCTCGCGTCCCTTGACCACCGGCCCGTCCGGCGGGAGAGCCATGGCATCCTGGGTGTACAGCAACGCCATGCGATCGATGTCGCTCTTGCGGGTGGCTTCCTCGAAGCTTCGATTCACTGCGGCGATATCGGCTCGACTCATCACACCCTCCTGTTGATCGTCGCTCAGTCAATCTCCTCGGTACATCCTGGTCGCGTTGGCCACGTTCTGGTTCCCGCGGAAGAAGTTGTCGGGATCGTACTTCGCCTTGACCGTGGCGAGCCGGTCATAGTTCGTTCCGTAGGCGGCGCGGACGCGGTCCCCCTCGTCTTCGCCGAGATCGTTCACGTAGACGGCACGCTCGAGATGGGGCTCGAGCCGGTCATAGAGCGCCCGCGTCCAGCGGATGCTCCTCTCGTCGTCGGCCGGCCCGTCCCACTGGGTAAGGGCCATGCAATCCCACTGTTCGTGACGATGCGCGAACGCGGTCTCGGCCGGTGGCACTCGCGCGGCCGCCCCATGCATCTGCTGGAGCGCGATCATGCTGTGGGGCGTGGGCTGGGTGGCCGCGAAGTGCACCAGCACGTCGATCGTCTCCGGGTCGAGCCGACGAAGGAACCCGGCCTTCCAGTAGTGCCGGCGGCCGCGGGGGAAGGCAGCGTCACCACCCCGCTGCAGGTCGACATAGCCCATGGGGGCAATGGCATCGGCCAGAGGATGCTCGCACGACCGCAGCGGCTTCAGGGCCTGACGGCCGGCATCCAGCGACCCGATCCAGGCCACCGCGATGGCGAGCACCGGCGCGCCATCGTCGGCGGTGGCGAAGGCCGCGTTGGCGCTGAGCTCGTCGGGACATCCGCCTGCGAACTCCTCGTAGAAGCGCAGCACGCGCTTCGCTTGCGCGAGAGGCCACGCGACCGATCCGGCGAGCACCGGCCCGACTTCGTGCAGGCGGTACTCGAACGACGTGACGACACCCAGGTTGG
The sequence above is drawn from the Candidatus Methylomirabilota bacterium genome and encodes:
- a CDS encoding aldolase/citrate lyase family protein is translated as MRPNKLRQLLKADKPTLSTHIHTTWPSVVEAIGHTGLYDYVEFVGEYGPFDLHDLDNLARASDIYNISMQLKVDQEPRGFLAQRAIGSGFHSILFADCRSAADVQECVRIVRAETPEDKGTYGVATRRFTYMGYGGTKEYVQALRDIVVAIMIEKPGTVDTLEEVLKVQGIDMVQWGGSDYSMGMGRPGERYSPELRVVERRVFETAIKMGVPPRAEIATADQAKYFLDMGVRHFSVGTDITILHQWWKSQGEDLRKALGH
- a CDS encoding CBS domain-containing protein, which translates into the protein MDERSKRSQTGTVSAGAHRAGFTQDHRVSDIVREVMSPCPRALKPDATVLEAAEVMRRDDIGDVLVMADAGRVLVGILTDRDIVVRALAEGRDPAQTRVEDVCSRQVVTVGPEDSVGHAVRVMREKAIRRIPVADGSQVVGILTLGDIAVERDSRTALADVSAAPPNT
- a CDS encoding GNAT family N-acetyltransferase — its product is MRPDLTLRLPTQEEEEEVLRAHRATSPDVPSFLHYYEEGMPFRRYLELLAEQERGVNLPSPDHVPATFLFALVGSRIVGRVSIRHSLNDFLHRLGGHIGYVVVPEFRRRGYATEILRQSLHIAREKCGARRILVTCDDDNIGSIRTIEKNGGILENVVHGPDLDKPKRRYWIDLT
- a CDS encoding SgcJ/EcaC family oxidoreductase; this encodes MSRADIAAVNRSFEEATRKSDIDRMALLYTQDAMALPPDGPVVKGRENIKHMWASTISQMGLREMRLDTIDLEIAGDAASEVGEATLSFEAEPGKRQTAVVKFVVVWKKVDGQWRLHRDIWNAQGA
- a CDS encoding FAD-binding oxidoreductase, which translates into the protein MALRGGVLLARDPGYDDARRIFNAMIDHRPAIIARCASAADVVACVDFARARGLEVSIRGGGHNVSGKAVCEDGLMIDLAPMKSVRVDPVRRTARAEPGLTLGELDRDCQRFGLATPTGIVSATGIAGLTLGGGIGWLGGKHGLACDNLLSVDIVTADGKLLSVGPTDYPDLFWAVRGAGANLGVVTSFEYRLHEVGPVLAGSVAWPLAQAKRVLRFYEEFAGGCPDELSANAAFATADDGAPVLAIAVAWIGSLDAGRQALKPLRSCEHPLADAIAPMGYVDLQRGGDAAFPRGRRHYWKAGFLRRLDPETIDVLVHFAATQPTPHSMIALQQMHGAAARVPPAETAFAHRHEQWDCMALTQWDGPADDERSIRWTRALYDRLEPHLERAVYVNDLGEDEGDRVRAAYGTNYDRLATVKAKYDPDNFFRGNQNVANATRMYRGD